The Rhodopirellula halodulae sequence AAACCGGCATTCGCAATTCAAACGAAAATGTGGTTCCGACTCCGACCTCGCTCTGCAGAACAAGCTTCCCGCCCATCAGTTCGACTAATTGGCGGCTGATACTGAGTCCCAATCCCGTGCCTCCAAATCGACGCGTGGTGGAAGCATCGGCTTGCGTGAACGGATTGAGAACAGCGTCTTGTTGAGCCGGAGGGATGCCAATTCCCGAATCTCGGACACTCAATCGCAGCGTCACCAGATCGGGACGCCCCACCTTGCCCGATGGCTGATCGCCATTATTCGAGTCGAGAGGATTTTCCTCCCGAAGCAGAACATCCACCTCCAAACGCACGCCCCCGTTGTCGGTGAACTTGATCGCATTGCCGACCAAGTTCGTCAGCACCTGGCGCACTCGACCGGGATCTCCCATCAATCGATCAGGCAACTCCGTCGCGATCGCACTTTGAAGCTCCAACCCTTTTTCAGAGGCGGGCAGAGCGAATGAGCGGAGCGTCGACTCCACCGTTTTCGAAAGAGAGAACGGAACCGATTCGAGTTCGAGCCGGCGGGCTTCGATCTTCGAAAAATCCAAGATGTCATTGATCAGTCGCAACAGCCCATTGGAGGACTCCTGAATGATCTGCACGTAATCTTGTTGATCCGCATCCAAGTCGGTTTGCGAAAGCAAGTCCGCCATCCCAATCAGTGCGTTCATCGGCGTGCGAATCTCATGGCTCATGTTGGCCAGAAACTCACTCTTGGAACGATTCGCGGCATCCGCCATCCGAACCGCTTCTCTCAGCGCCGCTTCCGATCGTTTCAGTTCCGTGATGTCACGCGAAATCCCGAAGGTCCCAATGATGTCGCCTTCCTCGTTGCGTAGCGGCATCTTGGTGGTCATGCACCATGTGTCTTCGCGGTCGGGCCAAGTCTCTCGTTCCTCTCGATCGACCAAAGCCTCACCGGTCGCGATCACCGTCAACTCATCCTTGCGAGCCGCTTCCGCATGCTCGGGTGTGAAAATGTCGGCATCAGTTCGGCCGTGTACCTGCTCCACACTTTGCAGACCAAACTTCTGCGCCATCGCTTGACTGACTCGAATGAAACGGCTGTCGACATCTTTGAAGTAGATTGAATCCGGAATATTCGCGAGCAATGTGTTGAGCAACGATTGCTCGAACTGCGACGCCTTTTCCTTTTCAACCTTTGCGGTCACGTCCCAAAAAAGAACCTGAATGCCCAGCAACTTGCCGCGGTGATCATGAACCGCCGTCTTCACCCGTTCGATCCAGCCAATGGAATTGTCGCCCAACCGAGTGGACTCGACACTGTGCAAGGGCTCGCCTGTGTCCATCACCTGTTGGTCATCAGCACGGTACTTCTGCGCGATCTCAGGTGGAAACAAGTCCTCATCGCGTTTGCCCGCCAACTCGTCCCAGGTGACGTTTCGCCATTTCAGATACGAATCGTTGGCGAACACTCGGCGCCCATCCGCCGATTTGATCAACAAGTTCAGCGGCAGGGCATTGGCCAACGCGCGGTACGTTGCTGACGTTTGGAATTCAGAAACATGACTCATCGGTTCACTCAACACCGCATCGTTTCACCAACGTGATTTGGTTGCCTTCGTCGTTGAACCACATCTGATCAACAAAGCTCGCAATCAACACCAACCCTTGCTTGTCGCCTTGTCCGACACCGTCCGCACTGGCCGCAAGCGAACTCGCATCCAACTCACCGGCTTGTGGAACGCTGGACGTATCAAACCCCGGGCCTTGATCCGTGATCACGATCCGAATGGCGTGCTCCGATGCGGTTGCTTCGACATGTGCCAACCGACTCTTGTACGGTTCTTCCGACAGCCGCTTTTTCATCGCGTCGTTGATCATTCCTTCCCGAGCCAATTGGCCATGCGTTGGTTGTTGCTCGCGTGGGATTTCCAAATTGCCATGCAACATGGCGTTGGTCAGCGCATGTTCAAGTGCCACGCCCAAACGAACCATTTCAATGCTGGGCAGAAGCTCCATCCCCGCACTGACTTGCATCAACAATCCAACCAGCGGAGAGATCAACGTTGGATCCGAAGGAAGATCAAACACGAAGACATTCTTTTTCAACGTCGAGATCAACTTCGCGTACGACGCATCGCTGCGGATCACACCGAGCACATCAACAATGGTGTCATTGAGCAGATCGCTCATTCGCGTCTTCGGAACATAACCCGCCGCGCCACGACGGAGCGCTTCCGCGGCCAATTCCTCGCTGCCGTGACTGGTGACCAGAATGCTGGGGATGTGCGAGAAGTCCGCTCGCATGCATTCCACCAACTGCAGACCATTGATTTCGGGCATTTCCAGATCCGTGATGACGATATCCGGTGCCTGTTCTTTCAAATGCGATAGCCCGAGTTGACCATTGGCAACGTGCACCACCTCGTGATTCGCCTCCTGCAACAACATGGTCATCTCCACCGCCTGGGTTGCACTGTCTTCGACGAGTAAGATCTTGGCCATCGCATCTACCTCTTTCATGTTGAGCAAGCAGGACGGGCGTTGTTCTGGTGAACTTGCCACCCCTTATCTTAGGGTTAACGGCGGCGAAGATGTGCATCCCCCTTCAAAATTGTCGCAGGAGCAAACCGAATGACCCTCTATTACTCCGTTGGATCTGAAACTACTTCGCTGACAACGGATGACTTGCGAGAAGCGTTGAAGGAAACGTTTTCCGCGATCAAAAAGCCCGAACGCGTCCTGCTGTTGCCTCCCGATGCGACTCGATTGTTCAGTCGAGCGGGTGAATTGACGGTGCTGTGTCACGAGCTGCTCGGCGATGCGATCACCGACATCATGCCGGCGTTGGGAACGCACACGCCCATGAAGCCCGCCCAGCTCGACCACATGTTCCCGGGCGTTCCTCACGATCTTTTTCGTCCGCACCGTTGGCGAGAGGACGTGGTGGAACTTGGCCAAGTCCCGGCCGAATTCGTCAGCGAAGTGACGGGCGGGATCTACACAAAGAGTTGGCCCGCCCAGGTCAACCGCAAGCTTCGCGACGGTGGCCACGACTTGATCTTCTCACTCGGCCAAGTCGTGCCGCACGAAGTCATCGGGATGGCCAACTACAACAAGAACGTATTCGTTGGTACGGGGGGCGTCACCGGGATCAACGAGAGTCACTACCTGAGCGCGATGGTCGGGATCGACGACACGCTGGGAGTCGCTGACACGCCGCTTCGCAAGATACTGAACTACGCTTCGGATCACTTCTGCCAAGACATGCCGCTGCTGTACGCATTGACCGTGATCCAGCAAATGAAGGATGGAACGAAACACACGCGAGGTCTGTTTATTGGCGACGATCACGAAACATTCTTCGCCGCCGCGGAACTCGCACGCAAGGTCAACATCACGCATCTTCCCAAAGCACCACAACACGTGGTCGCGTACTTGGATCCGGACGAATTCAAGAGCACCTGGTTGGGTAACAAGGCGATCTATCGAACCCGAAAAGCCATTGCCACCGGTGGGCGTTTGACGATCCTCGGTCCCGCCGTGGAAGAGTTTGGCGAAGACCCTCGCATCGATGAATTGATTCGCAAGTACGGCTATCGAACCAAAGCCGAAGTGATGCAATTGGTCGCCGAGAACGAAGACCTCGCCGGTGATCCATCCGCCGCGGCTCACTTGGTGCACGGATCGCCCGAGAACCGATTCGAAGTCGTTTACGCCGCCGGCAAACTCACCGACGAAGAAATCTCATCGGTTGGTTTCACACCCGGTGATCTCGACGCGTTGATGAAACGTTACGACGTGACCAAGTTGGAAGACGGCTTCCACACCGATGAAGACGGTTCCGAGTTTTACTTCGTGCAAAACCCGGCACTGGGTTTGTGGGAAGCACCTCTGAACTGACAACTTTGGTGCCGCGTCGATAGCCACCAAACAATGTCACCCTGTGCCAAACATGATTGCTTGATTGGCAATCACTGAGCTGTGCGATGCGGCGACGTCGCGGCGATTTGTTGACCACGTCGGGCAACGCCGAGAATCGTTTGTGCAAACGCATCTCGCGTTGCTTCGTTCACCTGAGGCAATCGTCCCGCGATGTCCAACATCGCCGATGGATTCCGTTCGCTGGCTTCACTGACCTGAGCAATGAATTGAGCGGTTTGTTCGAAGTTGCTGTCGGCTGATCGACCGATGATTGGACTCATGGTCCGAGCGATCAGATCGATGCCGAGACTGTCCAGCTGCACAAAGCAATCCAGCACTCCCGACACGCGGGTCTTGCCGTCGTCGCCCACGGTGTAGGTGGATTCCAAAACGAACACGCCTTTGCCGCGAATTTCGGTGGGCGTCATTTTTCCGTCGTAGGAACCATCGACCACGAAGATGTGCTTGTTGGCGTCGCCGTACACCAAATCGACTCGGCACAACGTCCCCACACCATCGCTGGCGTCGAGCTGGTAAGGCCCCGTGCGAGTCGACTGCACTTTGGTGATGCCCATCAAATCCCAAAGGCCCACCAATACATCGGGGTTCCGAGTCAGGAACAGGAACATGTCGCGGTCGCACGGAATGATCTGCGAAGGCAACCGACGAAACAAAGTCGGCTTCTCCGCAATTCCCAAGATCCGTTGCTTGGCCTCGGGTGTTAGCCGTTCCATTGGCAGAGCGTTCAAAATCTCTTGCCGATGCGCCACCGAACCAATTCGCGGCGGGCCCGACTGCGGCAACAGAGAGAAACGACGCGATTCGGAGCCGTCTTGAGCGAATCCCGTTTGCCCAAGAAGGCAAACCAGGACAAGACTCGCCAAGATCACGCGTGCGGAACGCTGCACTTTGGTGCCCGACGTGGCGGGACCATACACCTGATCGATGAGGGTGTCTCGCGATGATGTGACCGTGTGGTCATGGCGCATTGCAATCCTGGCACAGGCTCTCACCCGCACCTCCCCCGCTGGTATCGGTTGCGATCGAAAGGGCAAAGTCTTCCGTCCGCGATCAAAGTCATCCAAATCGAATGACCATCCAAGTTGACTTCGGTTGTCGCCCGCTTGTTCCACCGTGACTCGCGACGTACCGATGCCGTGGACGAACCGCTCTCGTTTCGCCACCGCTCTCTTTGTTTCGGTTCTGACGATGGTGAGACGTGAGGAAAAGAGATCTCAGATCTTGCCTGGGATGGTCACGCGGCTCGCGGAGATGCGAAAACACCACGAAATTCACGGTTTCAGGTGGCCCCTTCGCGAAATTGCCCAACTGACCAATACTGATGGCTCGGGTTCCGCCCGTCGCAATCACCCCGTCCAACACCAACTCGGAGTTTCCCGCCCGATGGCCAAGAAATCCATTGATCAAATCGACGTCCAAGACAAAACCGTCCTCATGCGAGTGGACTTCAACGTGCCGCTGGACGATTCGTTGGCGATCACGGACGACCGTCGCATCCGCATGGCGTTGCCAAGCATCAAGAGCGTCATTGAACGGGGTGGCAAACTGATTCTGATGAGTCACCTGGGTCGCCCCACCGGCGGTGAAGGTGACGAGAAATTCTCGCTGGCCCCCGCCGCCAAACGCTTGGGCGAACTGCTCGGCAGTCCCGTCCATTTCGCAACCGACACCGTGGGCGACGATGCCTCCGCCAAAGCCGACTCGCTGAAGGCGGGCGAAGTCTTGGTTCTGGAGAACCTGCGTTACAACGCGGGAGAGAAAAAGGGTGACGCTGAGTTTGCTGGCAAACTCGCCGCCATGGCAGACGCCTACTGCAACGATGCATTTGGCACCTGTCACCGCAAAGACGCATCGATGGTCGCCGTTCCCGAAGCGATGGCCGGCAAGCCACGCGTGGTCGGTCACTTGGTCGCGAAAGAGATTCAGTACTTGAACGATGCCATCGGAAACCCCGAGCGTCCGTTTGTGGCAATCTTGGGTGGTGCCAAAGTCAGCGACAAGATCAACGTGATCAACAACCTGTTGGGCATCTGCGATGCCGTCCTGATCGGTGGTGCGATGGCTTACACCTTCTCACTCGCACAAGATGGCAAAGTGGGCGGGTCGTTGGTCGAAAAGGACAAAGTCGAATTGGCAAAGGAACTGCTCGCCAAAGGCGGTGACAAGTTGCACCTTCCCGTCGACACCCATTGTGGCGACGACTTCGGAAACATCGCCGGATGCAACAAGAAGATCGTCTCGGCCGGCGAGATTCCCGATGACATGGAAGGCTTCGACATCGGGCCCGAAACCGCCAAAAAGTACGCCGATGTCATTCGCTCGGCCAAGACCATCGTTTGGAACGGCCCGATGGGCGTGTTCGAAAAACCACCGATGGACGAAGGCACCAAAGCGGTCGCGCAAGCCATTGCCGATAGCGATGCCATCAGCATCATCGGCGGTGGCGACAGTGCTGCTGCTGTGGATCAACTCGGTTTCGCGGATCAAGTCAGCCATGTCAGCACCGGTGGTGGTGCCAGTCTGGCGATGCTGGAAGGCCAAGCCTTTGCCGCCGTTGATCTGCTCGACGAAGCCTGATCCGCGACTTTGTCGCCAAACGATTCGCGAGAATTGAGCTTCTTTGGCGGGATTGCATTAAACTGGGGAAGATCTGTGATCTTTCCCTCCTTCGCATTCTCCATCAGGAGCCCGCCAAGATGCTTTCTCGCAACGAATCCACTTTTTCCCAACGTCGCGAATCTCAAACCGCGACGACGACCGGTGAAGCCTCTCGCCGGCGGTTCATGGGCACCGGAGCCGCACTCGCCGCGGGCATCGCCTCGACCACCGGTCGCCCCGTCCGCGGTGCGGAACCCGCGGAAAGCTCATCCAGCTCGGCATCCAAACATCTGCGTTTGGCTTTGGTCGGTGCCGGGGGACGCGGGACGGGAGCTATCAATGATTCGTTGACCATCAACGACAACGTTTCCTTGGTCGCGGTCGCTGACCTGGAAGGCGAAAAGATTGGAAAGATCTGCGAATCTTTGAGCAAACGTCATGGTGACAAAGTCGCCGTGGATTCCAGCAAAATGCATGGCGGAATCGATGCCTACAAACGGGTGCTCGATGATCCGGAAGTTGACATCGTTCTGTTTGCCACACCGCCTGGTTTTCGACCCCGCACGGTTCTGGACGCGGTGGATGCTGGCAAGCATGTCTTCGCCGAAAAACCAACGTGCGTGGACCCGGCGGGATATCAATTGTGCGTGACCGCGGATGAAAAGGCGAAAGCCAATGGCACCTCCATCGTCACCGGAACTCAATATCGACGACAAGAAAACTATGTTGAAGCAATCAAACGTATTCACGACGGTGCGATTGGCGACATCATTTCCGCGACCGCTCGTTATTGCAGCAACGGGATTTGGAACAAGACTCGAAAAGAGGGCATGAGCGACACCGAGTATCAGATTTACAACTGGATGCACTTCATTTGGTTGTCCGGTGACCAGATTGCCGAGCAAGCCGTTCACAACATTGATGCCATCAACTGGATCATGGGTGGCCCACCCGAGTCAGCCTACGGGAGCGGTGGCCGGTTCACTCGCCCCGAAGGCAGCGAAATGTGGGACAGCATGTCCATCGATTACATCTATCCGGGAAACCGTTTGGTCTCATTCATGTGTCGCCAAATCCCCAACTCGCAGAGCGATAACTCCAATGTGATCTACGGATCCAAAGGCATCTGCACGATCTACGGGATCAACCGAGGTGCCATGATCCACGACCGTGACGGCAACGAAGTGTGGTCGATGGAAGGCGACTTGGGGGCGGCTTACAAACAAGAGCACAAGGATTTGGTCGACAGCGTTCGTGCCGGCAAGCCGATTGTCGAGTTCAAAGAAACCGCTGACAGTTCGCTGACCGCTGTGCTCGGTCGACTGGCCGCCTACACCGGCAAACAAGTCAGCTGGGACTTCGTCGCCAACGAATCCAAGCTTGATCTGTTCCCCGAGAACCTGGATATGCAGGCATCGCTTCCCGAACCCGCTTTCGCGATCCCCGGCAAGACGAAGTTGGTCTGATCTCAAGTGTCACAAGCTTCCAGTCTGTGATTGATGTCATACGCAGCAGGTCCCTCGCGGGCGCTACCGATGTGGTGCTTGCTGCGTTTTCGAGTGGTGGCAAACGCCCGCTGGATTCAACGTGACAGGCGGTTTGTTTTATCTGTCATCTAAGTCTGGGTTTCCGAGCCGATCGCGACACCCATTTTGTGCAGCGGCTGAATCACAAAGCGTCGCCGCATCGATTCAAGGCAAAATCGTTTTGCCTGTTCCCCTTTGGCCTTCGCCTCGCTTGCCCCTATCTGGCAAGTGCTCAACGGTCGTGCCAACCATTGTCGAATCTAAATGATGATCTCAATGCCAAAGCTGGTTTCCTTTTCAATTGCATGTTGGTTGTTCCTTTCCATATCGAACTGCAACTGGGCAGCGGAAGAGACAACGATCGTGTCTCCATCCGGAGATCATTCGATTCAGTTTTCGCTTCTTGATGGGGTGCCGCATTACAGCGTCGCGTTTCGGAACGTCCCCATTCTTGAGAATTCAGAGCTCTCTCTGGTTCTAGATGGAGGCGAACTCGGTGATCGGTTCGTTGTCGAGAGCAAGCAGGCCGATTCGGCGAACGAGAGTTGGGTTCCCGTGATCGGTTCGAGAGCTTCCTACCCTGATGCCTACAACGAATGTGTCATTCAGCTTCGTGGGGGAAATCAGAAGGCACTTCGACTTGAGCTAACCTTCCGTGCATACGATGAAGGGGTGGCGTTCCGCTACACGATTCCTCCGCAGGAAGGGATTGATGAGTTGGAGCTGAAATCAGAAGACACACACTTTCAGTTCACCGACGATCACTTTGTTTACTGGGATGATTATCCGCAAGCACGGTATTCGAAGCTGCGAATCTCTGAGATGCCGGGCCGTTCGATCCGCCCGCTGCTGGTCGAAGCCGGATCGCATTTCGTGGCAATCGCAGAAGCTGGAAGCATTGGGCACTACGCTCCCATGATGCTGAATCGATCCGGTAAGAATCAATTGGTCACGCGGTTTCGAAGCGGGACTGTGTCAGCAAGCAAGTCACTGACGACTCCTTGGCGAGTGATCATGGTGGCGGAACAACCTGGGACATTAGTTGAAAATCACTATTTGCTTCAGAACCTGTCGCCGCCGTCCAAGCTGAATGACACATCATGGATCCAACCTGGAAAGGTCTGGCGAAGCAGCCTGACGACGAAGGGTGCCAAAGCGATCATCGACTACGCCGCCGCGAACAACTACCAATATGTGCACTATGACGCGGGCTGGTATGGCCCCGAACGCGATGCGAATTCGAACCCACTGACGGTCATCGATTCGATCGACATGCAGGAGACGATTCGTTATGCGAATGAGCACGGTATCGGATTGATCTGCTACATCAACAAAATTGCCATGTCACGATACGACCTGGACAAAACATTTCAGACGTATCAGCAATGGGGCATTCGCGGGGTCAAGATGGGATTTGTTGACTGGACGAGCCAGTCGGACATGGAATTCTTGTACGCTTCCATCGAGAAAGCCGCGAAGTACAAACTTATCGTTGATATTCATGACAACTTTCGGTTGACCGGGATCGAACGCACCTACCCACATCTGTTGACCGTCGAAGGAATCCTTGGGAATGAGGAATTGCCAGAGAAAGGGAATCCGCCAAAGAATGTTCTGACCACATCGTTTGCTCGCATGATCGCAGGGGCTGGCGACTACACGCCCTGTTATTTGAATGGCCGTGTCGTCAGCCGTTCGTTTCAGCTTGCTTTGGGGGTCGTGTTCTACAGTCCGCTGCAATACCTGCATTGGTACGACCAAGCCGATCGATATCCAGAGAATCGTTATCCTGAACTTGAATTCTGGAAGGAGATGCCAACGACTTGGGATAACTCGAAGGTGGTCCACGGTTCCATCGGGAGCTACATCACGATTGCCAGGCGGAAAGGCGATCGGTGGTTCGTGGGAACGATTGTCGACGAAGCCCGAAGTCTGGACATCCCGCTCGATTTCTTGGGCCCGGGAGTGTTCGACGCCAAAATCTACGCGGAAGATCCAGACGACAAAAAGCAGGTGGTCATCCAGTCACGCCAGGTCACCGCGAGCAGCAAGTTGAAAGTGACCATGAGCTCTGGAAGCGGATGCGCGATCATGATCTCGCCGATGCTGAACTTAACCGAATGATCTTTGGAACCACGTTGGTATTGAAGTCAGCCGCATCAGCAGAAAGTGGTTCAACACTTATCCGCCTCATCATCTCCCACTGATTCAAGAGTGAGTGATCGACGTCAGTTGCTCAGACAGTAGCAACAGCTACTGTCGGGCTAGCCACGGGCCTTCATACCGGTTGCCGAGATTGTCTGCGTATCCGCCCGGTTCAATGCACATCATGTCATCCCATTGATTCGTCTTGCGGCGAAAATATCGCTCTGAGGCGATTTGTTTCATGGGCCTGGCACTGGGTAGGGCCGTGAACCAGAGAAAATTCCGGCAGACACTTGCCAGACATACGAGGAAACTTATATTTATGTTATAATTGGTCGATGGTTTATTTGCAACTCATTGAAATTCCAGCACAGTGCGAAACGCTAACTGGCTCGTCTGCTGTCCGTGATGCAGATGCGATTGAACGTCGTGCTGGAGCGGATGCACATTCGCCACGACAACCCGTTTGGATTGCCTGAAGTGGAGACGACATCATGAGCACAACTGAAACTCCCGGCGCACCCCTCGAAAACACGAACACTTCTTTGATGCGGATGATCCTTTCGCTGCACGGGACCCAGCAGCAAGCGTTCATTGCTGCGCTCACTGAATGCAGCGATCAGCTTCGGGCCAATTCGGAACGACTGATGGCGATCATTGACGACCCCAAGTCTCTGCCCGGTGACAAGGGCCGGGCATGGCACACTCTGTTGGATCAGTTTCGTTTGTTGCCCGACACCGAGGGCCGCTATGGCATGGACCTTGCGCAGTCCGAAGCAGGGGCCGCAGAGAAGGTCCCGGCGCTGAAAGCCGAAGTTGAGAAGATGGATTCACAAGAGGCTCAGTTCGCTGATCGCCTTCGAGAGATCATGAAGGCCAAGCACATCACTCAGAAACAACTTGCCGAACGTATCGAATGCACCCAGCCAGCGATCTCTCAGATGCTGAATCGCAAGTGCCGTCCGCAGCGCGCGACGCTTGAGAAGATTGCAGTCGCGTTGCAGGTTGATCTACGCGAATTGTGGCCGGACATTGAAGTCATTGATTACCTAGATTCCGTTGTCGAGTTCGGTCGCGATGGACAAGCGATGAGCGACGCAATGGCGAACGCTTTGCATGATGACTCGCAGCCTCAATCGGCCAGTCGTGGTAAACGCTTGCCTTCATGGAAGGAAGCAAAGCAAAACGGTGAATGAGTTCCAGCTTTATGCCGACGAATTCTGTGAAGCCGACCAAGTTGACTTGGTCGGCTTCTCTTGGGTTAAACCAAGCACGGGCGATATTGCACGGAGTGGATTCTTGGGCCAGACGCGATGGAGTCCATCGCGAACTATGGCACCAAGGTCTGGCTCTTTCGAAACGCGACTGGCCAGGTGGTCGGCTACGGTTCAGTGGGCACGGTTCGATGGCGTTGGCCGTTGCCCGACGGCAGTTACACAAGTCTGCTTTACATTCCAATGCTGGGAATTGACCATCGGTTTCAGGGGCAGCCTCCGGACGCGCAGTGGCGATACTCTCGCCAAATGATGAATCATCTGATTTCAGAAGCACATGGTCTCAATCGCAGACGCGAGAAACCGGCTGAATACTCGCTGCTCTTAGTGGATCAAGCCAACGAAGCAGCAGTGAAGCTTTATCAACGCTTTGATTTTGAACTGATTCCTGTTGTGACCCGCGGCCCAGGGCTTCGAGTGATGAAGCATCGGCTTCGGTAAGCAGGAGTCATCGTGAAGCAGCTATTCGTTGGCCGGGATGTGTCCAGGCAACGACAAATAGCGTTGGATTGCGGTGAGGAGGTTGGCGGTGGCTTCGGTTTGTCGGGACTGGCGGGTGGAGCTGCGAAGGACGATTCGTTGTGCTTCAAGTTCGCATCCGCGTTGCAGGACGGCGATGAAGAGGATGCCGTCCACCGCGGGTGGAGCGTCGGGGCCGAGGTGCCCTGTGATGGTGGCTGCGATGGTGGCGTCGGGGGTGCGTTCCAGGACCGAAGTCGCCATCGCGTTGGTGATCGCTTGGCTTTCAGCGGTGTGCTGTTTCAAGTCGGCTGCGGTGATTCCGAGCCACGCTTGTTTGGTGGTTTCTCGGTAAGTCACTGCACTGCCGCAGAACACTTGGGACGCACCAGGGATGCTTCCGATCGCTGCAGCGGCTGCGCCACAGGTGCAGCTTTCTGCCAAGATCAGACGATTTTGGGTTCGCTTCAGCAACGCCACCAATGCCGTCGCAACCTCGCGTGGGTCATCCACCACAGATGATTCCAAATTTGATGACGTCATGAGGAGGCGTCAGCAGAATCAGAATTCGCCGCGTGAGCGGGCAAACAAGTGCGAACCAAACGCAACACCTCTTGGCACACTTCTTCGGGCGTCATCCCATCGGTTTGCACCACGATGGCATCGCTGGCGGCACGCAGACGGCCAACCGGTCGCATGCGGTCTTCCAAATCACGTTGGTTCTGGGCGGTCAAGATTTCTTCCACCGTCATCACACGTCCGGCGGCGGCCAATTGCTGCTGGCGTCGGCGAGCACGCTCCTCCGGCGACGCTGTCAAAAAGATTTTGCATTCCGCATCGGGAAAGACTTCCGTCCCTTGGTCTCGGCCTTCCGTGACGATGTCACGTCCGACCGCAATGCGGCGTTGTTGAGCGCTCATTCGCTCACGGATCGGCGGGGGATCGGCGAGATAACGGATATTCCCCGTCACCTGTGGCGTGCGAATCTCTTCACTGATGTCTTGATCATCCAAGTAGATACGATCGTCTTGCCACACCAAGTTGACCGTTCCGGCAAAATCAACCAACTGCTCCACATCGTCCCAGCCCAGACCACGCTGCATCGCCCCCCATGTCACCGCTCGGTACATCGCCCCGGTGTCTAAAAACTCGAACCCCAATTCACTGGCGACCCGACGAGCGATGCTGCTTTTCCCCGCGCCGGCGGGACCGTCGATGGTGATGATCATGATGAGTGATTTGCTATTTGACGAAGAGACTTCAAGGCATCCGCAATGTCGGGCCGTGAGGCCATGGCGTCCTCGGCGGAGCTTGTTCGCCCAACGGATTCAGACGCTTGGTCCCCAGAATCGGCTGGAGCTCCAGCATCCAATGCGGGCTTCGCGGACTGACCATACCGTAATGCGTAGAACGCTTCGGTCAATCGACTCATGGGGCCATGCAATTGACTCCACAGAGGATTGGTCGGTGGTGAATCGTCTTCCGACACACGGACCGGCGTTGCCCCCTCGGCCCCCGCCATCAACGTTCGCGTGAGTTCTTCCGGCGTCTGACCGGGTCGACGTTCGATTCCTAGTTGAGAAAGCACATCCAACGCTTCAGCATAAAACGGCACCGATGGACGTGCCGCTTTGGCCACGCCTTGCTTTCGCAGTTTGCTACGAAGCCAAAGTGGGAAACGCACCTTGAACGCAAGCATTGCCAAGACGCACAAACCGATCGCCAACACGGCGCCCTGCCAAGAGAACAACCGACCG is a genomic window containing:
- a CDS encoding ATP-binding response regulator, which codes for MAKILLVEDSATQAVEMTMLLQEANHEVVHVANGQLGLSHLKEQAPDIVITDLEMPEINGLQLVECMRADFSHIPSILVTSHGSEELAAEALRRGAAGYVPKTRMSDLLNDTIVDVLGVIRSDASYAKLISTLKKNVFVFDLPSDPTLISPLVGLLMQVSAGMELLPSIEMVRLGVALEHALTNAMLHGNLEIPREQQPTHGQLAREGMINDAMKKRLSEEPYKSRLAHVEATASEHAIRIVITDQGPGFDTSSVPQAGELDASSLAASADGVGQGDKQGLVLIASFVDQMWFNDEGNQITLVKRCGVE
- a CDS encoding lactate racemase domain-containing protein, yielding MTLYYSVGSETTSLTTDDLREALKETFSAIKKPERVLLLPPDATRLFSRAGELTVLCHELLGDAITDIMPALGTHTPMKPAQLDHMFPGVPHDLFRPHRWREDVVELGQVPAEFVSEVTGGIYTKSWPAQVNRKLRDGGHDLIFSLGQVVPHEVIGMANYNKNVFVGTGGVTGINESHYLSAMVGIDDTLGVADTPLRKILNYASDHFCQDMPLLYALTVIQQMKDGTKHTRGLFIGDDHETFFAAAELARKVNITHLPKAPQHVVAYLDPDEFKSTWLGNKAIYRTRKAIATGGRLTILGPAVEEFGEDPRIDELIRKYGYRTKAEVMQLVAENEDLAGDPSAAAHLVHGSPENRFEVVYAAGKLTDEEISSVGFTPGDLDALMKRYDVTKLEDGFHTDEDGSEFYFVQNPALGLWEAPLN
- a CDS encoding PAS domain-containing hybrid sensor histidine kinase/response regulator, coding for MSHVSEFQTSATYRALANALPLNLLIKSADGRRVFANDSYLKWRNVTWDELAGKRDEDLFPPEIAQKYRADDQQVMDTGEPLHSVESTRLGDNSIGWIERVKTAVHDHRGKLLGIQVLFWDVTAKVEKEKASQFEQSLLNTLLANIPDSIYFKDVDSRFIRVSQAMAQKFGLQSVEQVHGRTDADIFTPEHAEAARKDELTVIATGEALVDREERETWPDREDTWCMTTKMPLRNEEGDIIGTFGISRDITELKRSEAALREAVRMADAANRSKSEFLANMSHEIRTPMNALIGMADLLSQTDLDADQQDYVQIIQESSNGLLRLINDILDFSKIEARRLELESVPFSLSKTVESTLRSFALPASEKGLELQSAIATELPDRLMGDPGRVRQVLTNLVGNAIKFTDNGGVRLEVDVLLREENPLDSNNGDQPSGKVGRPDLVTLRLSVRDSGIGIPPAQQDAVLNPFTQADASTTRRFGGTGLGLSISRQLVELMGGKLVLQSEVGVGTTFSFELRMPVCPESVPSEDDDEEEDLGGASHQRLAPLRVLVAEDGVTNQHVIAGLLRSLGHQCSIASDGRETLTKWRCEEYDVVLMDMHMPVMDGLEATRAIRQEELGTSRHTPIIALTAAAMSEDAAACRAAGMDSYLTKPIHSRKLREALTPYQKELPQSDDTSLAETIDQTPVDHLKLSDDQSSVTINAAHAAFPSAGSTSNAISFSSNTLGCLDLDSARSRIPGGTAGVLRLAFVFRTECEQLVSKLSDEMPAGLNDDARRTAHTLKGACGLLGAKQLQIAAERIEEAGRENRVADAPQLLDDLKREAERVLAAVDELLSQSGSPDEA
- a CDS encoding phosphoglycerate kinase, encoding MAKKSIDQIDVQDKTVLMRVDFNVPLDDSLAITDDRRIRMALPSIKSVIERGGKLILMSHLGRPTGGEGDEKFSLAPAAKRLGELLGSPVHFATDTVGDDASAKADSLKAGEVLVLENLRYNAGEKKGDAEFAGKLAAMADAYCNDAFGTCHRKDASMVAVPEAMAGKPRVVGHLVAKEIQYLNDAIGNPERPFVAILGGAKVSDKINVINNLLGICDAVLIGGAMAYTFSLAQDGKVGGSLVEKDKVELAKELLAKGGDKLHLPVDTHCGDDFGNIAGCNKKIVSAGEIPDDMEGFDIGPETAKKYADVIRSAKTIVWNGPMGVFEKPPMDEGTKAVAQAIADSDAISIIGGGDSAAAVDQLGFADQVSHVSTGGGASLAMLEGQAFAAVDLLDEA